Proteins from a single region of Haloterrigena turkmenica DSM 5511:
- the allB gene encoding allantoinase AllB: MSVDLVVRNCTVVTPAGRSPDSGVAVEDGEIVAVGRSDRLPDAEQVVDGEGNALVPGIVDGHIHNREPGLEYKEDWESATRAAAAGGVTTVVGMPNTDPVIDRPEHLELKFERGEASAHVDFQSYAVVTSENLDTIPDIDAVGPLGFKIFLGSTVGDVPPPNDGEIIEAMETIRETGKRLGFHEENGEIIDHYTERFKAEGRNDPIDHSHSRPVIAEQEAVERMITFAEETGAKVHMFHVSSGSAAEAVARGKERGVDVTAETTPHYLWFTEEVMREKGNPARIQPPIRDAEERERLWEVGIDEGAIDTIATDHAPHTPEEKKVDDPFGNTWDAVSGFVGLETEIPVMLSFVDQGRLSLEEWVRRHSARPAQIWGMYPQKGSLQVGTDADFTIVDPEHAWTLEDSDELHSKNCVTPFIGESFTGKAVTTVVRGEVVYEDGEVVGDSGYGTRVAVDDV, translated from the coding sequence ATGTCCGTTGATCTCGTCGTACGCAACTGTACCGTCGTCACGCCGGCGGGCCGCTCGCCTGACTCGGGCGTCGCCGTCGAGGACGGTGAGATCGTCGCCGTCGGCCGCAGCGACCGGCTTCCCGATGCCGAGCAGGTCGTCGACGGCGAGGGTAACGCGCTGGTGCCGGGGATCGTCGACGGCCACATCCACAACCGCGAGCCCGGCCTCGAGTACAAGGAAGACTGGGAGTCGGCCACGCGGGCCGCGGCCGCCGGCGGCGTGACGACCGTCGTCGGGATGCCCAACACGGATCCCGTCATCGACCGGCCGGAGCACCTCGAGTTGAAGTTCGAGCGCGGCGAGGCCTCGGCCCACGTCGACTTCCAGAGTTACGCGGTCGTCACGAGCGAGAACCTCGATACCATCCCCGATATCGACGCGGTCGGCCCGCTCGGGTTCAAGATCTTCCTCGGGTCGACGGTGGGCGACGTCCCGCCGCCGAACGACGGCGAGATCATCGAGGCGATGGAGACGATCCGCGAGACCGGCAAACGGCTGGGCTTCCACGAGGAGAACGGGGAGATCATCGACCACTACACGGAGCGGTTCAAGGCCGAGGGGCGAAACGACCCGATCGATCACTCCCACTCCCGGCCCGTGATTGCCGAACAGGAGGCCGTCGAGCGGATGATCACCTTCGCCGAGGAGACCGGCGCAAAGGTCCACATGTTCCACGTCTCCTCCGGCTCCGCGGCCGAGGCCGTCGCTCGCGGCAAGGAACGCGGCGTCGACGTCACCGCCGAGACGACGCCCCACTACCTCTGGTTCACCGAGGAGGTCATGCGCGAGAAGGGGAACCCGGCGCGGATTCAGCCCCCGATTCGGGACGCCGAGGAGCGCGAGCGGTTGTGGGAGGTCGGTATCGACGAGGGCGCGATCGATACCATCGCGACCGATCACGCCCCCCACACCCCCGAGGAGAAGAAAGTCGACGACCCCTTCGGCAACACCTGGGACGCCGTCTCGGGCTTCGTCGGCCTCGAGACCGAAATTCCGGTCATGCTCTCCTTTGTCGATCAAGGCCGGCTCTCCCTCGAGGAGTGGGTGCGACGGCACTCGGCCCGTCCGGCGCAGATCTGGGGGATGTACCCCCAGAAGGGATCGCTGCAGGTCGGCACCGATGCCGACTTCACGATCGTCGACCCCGAACATGCGTGGACGCTCGAGGATAGCGACGAACTGCACTCGAAGAACTGCGTGACGCCCTTTATCGGAGAGTCGTTCACCGGCAAGGCAGTGACGACCGTCGTCCGCGGCGAGGTCGTCTACGAGGACGGCGAGGTCGTCGGCGACTCCGGCTACGGGACTCGCGTCGCCGTCGACGACGTGTAG
- a CDS encoding NAD-dependent epimerase/dehydratase family protein encodes MDTAAIRDKTVLVTGGGGFIGSHLVEALAPHNEVRVLDNFSSGDRRHLPDSVTVVEGDIGDPIALQRAARGVDVIFHHAALVSVSRSVDAPRRSNETNLDASLLVLEQARQEDARVVVASSAAVYGHPDELPVSETASTEPTSPYGIQKLAVDQYARRYADLYDLETVALRYFNAYGPRQQGPYSGVISTFLEQARAGEPITIEGDGEQTRDFVHVSDIVRANLQAATTDAVGEAYNIGTGSRTSIEELAETITDATGSDSPIVHRDSRPGDIRHSGADISKARRTLGFEPRVSLESGIQSLVDGTRLLPADTDVESSREERTIS; translated from the coding sequence ATGGATACAGCAGCGATTCGCGACAAAACGGTGCTCGTCACCGGCGGCGGCGGGTTTATCGGAAGTCACCTCGTCGAGGCGCTGGCGCCGCACAACGAGGTCCGGGTCCTCGATAACTTCTCCTCGGGCGACCGGCGCCACCTCCCCGACAGCGTGACGGTCGTCGAGGGCGATATCGGCGATCCGATCGCCCTCCAGCGGGCGGCCCGCGGCGTCGACGTCATCTTTCACCACGCGGCGCTCGTCAGCGTCTCCCGCAGCGTCGACGCTCCGCGGCGGAGCAACGAGACGAATCTCGACGCGAGCCTGCTGGTCTTAGAGCAGGCCCGCCAGGAGGACGCCCGCGTCGTCGTCGCCTCGAGCGCCGCGGTGTACGGCCACCCCGACGAACTCCCCGTCTCGGAAACCGCGTCGACCGAACCGACCTCGCCCTACGGCATCCAGAAACTCGCTGTCGACCAGTACGCTCGCCGCTACGCGGATCTCTACGATCTGGAGACGGTCGCGCTGCGGTACTTCAACGCCTACGGACCGCGCCAGCAGGGTCCCTACAGCGGCGTCATCTCGACGTTCCTCGAGCAGGCGCGCGCGGGCGAACCGATTACGATCGAGGGCGACGGCGAACAGACTCGGGACTTCGTTCACGTCAGCGATATCGTCCGGGCGAATCTCCAGGCGGCGACGACCGATGCGGTCGGCGAGGCCTACAACATCGGCACGGGAAGCCGGACGTCGATCGAGGAGTTGGCGGAGACTATCACGGACGCGACCGGCTCCGACTCGCCGATCGTCCACCGCGATTCCCGCCCCGGCGACATCAGACACAGCGGCGCGGACATCTCCAAAGCCAGGCGAACGCTCGGGTTCGAGCCGCGCGTGAGCCTCGAGAGCGGGATCCAATCGCTCGTTGACGGGACGCGGCTGCTGCCGGCGGACACCGACGTCGAATCGAGTCGAGAAGAACGAACCATCAGCTGA
- a CDS encoding helix-turn-helix transcriptional regulator — MSIHFRVSLAMIAAFGPSSIGIEPPVSTPSLESLGGVTPLTRPLQIEWSPHVAALAGIVALALLGGVLVARNRFDQQNAFVADPEPRREEFLTDREHVQQLIRENGGRMKQSKIVNDVDWSKAKVSRLLAELEEEGRITKLRLGRENLVCLPGHEPTASQSPEKPKSE; from the coding sequence ATGAGCATTCACTTCCGAGTTAGTCTCGCGATGATCGCCGCCTTCGGACCGAGTAGCATCGGCATCGAGCCACCCGTATCAACACCCTCCCTCGAGTCGCTGGGTGGAGTCACGCCGTTGACTCGGCCACTCCAGATCGAGTGGAGCCCGCACGTCGCGGCGCTTGCGGGCATCGTTGCGCTCGCACTCCTGGGCGGCGTCCTCGTTGCCCGTAACCGGTTCGATCAACAGAACGCCTTCGTGGCCGATCCGGAACCGCGCCGCGAGGAGTTTCTCACCGATCGCGAGCACGTCCAGCAGCTCATCCGCGAGAACGGCGGGCGGATGAAACAGTCGAAGATCGTCAACGACGTCGACTGGTCGAAAGCGAAGGTCAGCCGACTGCTCGCCGAACTCGAAGAGGAGGGACGCATCACGAAACTCCGGCTCGGCCGCGAAAACCTGGTCTGTTTGCCGGGCCACGAACCAACGGCCTCCCAGTCGCCCGAGAAGCCGAAAAGCGAATGA